One segment of Thermoanaerobacter kivui DNA contains the following:
- a CDS encoding ABC transporter substrate-binding protein has translation MRLKYLIVFLLVLALTVSLFAGCTNKSQKLTKINFVETVHSIFYAPYYVAVSQGFFKEQGLELVITTAQGSDKAATAVLSGTADIGLQGPETTVYVLKEGRDDYLVNFGQLTRKDGSFLLGKKPEPDFKWENLRGKKVIGGRPGGMPQMTLEYILKEHGVNPKTDLTLITNLQFTAAAGAFMSSDADYVALFEPTASLVEKQKGGYIVASVGASSHEVPYTTFNARKSYIEKHPDIIQRFVNAVYKGLLWVESHSPKEVAEAIKPFFPDADVDLMATAIERYKNQNTWGTTLKMKVDDFDFLQNILLDAGVIKEKVDSHHLINNTFAEKAEKMIKK, from the coding sequence ATGAGGCTTAAGTACTTAATTGTATTCCTGTTAGTATTAGCCCTTACAGTTTCTTTATTTGCAGGGTGTACAAATAAAAGTCAAAAACTTACAAAAATTAATTTTGTAGAAACAGTCCATTCTATTTTTTACGCTCCCTATTACGTAGCTGTAAGCCAAGGCTTTTTCAAAGAACAGGGGCTGGAACTCGTCATTACAACTGCTCAAGGGTCAGATAAAGCTGCAACGGCCGTTTTATCTGGCACAGCAGACATAGGACTTCAAGGACCCGAAACCACTGTATACGTACTTAAAGAAGGTAGAGATGATTATCTTGTAAACTTTGGGCAGCTCACAAGAAAAGATGGGTCTTTCCTTTTGGGGAAAAAGCCTGAACCGGACTTTAAATGGGAAAATTTAAGAGGTAAAAAGGTAATAGGTGGAAGGCCTGGCGGGATGCCTCAAATGACACTGGAATACATTTTAAAAGAGCACGGCGTAAACCCGAAGACAGATTTAACCCTTATCACCAATCTTCAATTTACAGCCGCAGCGGGAGCTTTTATGTCTTCCGATGCTGATTACGTGGCGTTATTTGAACCTACAGCTTCCCTAGTTGAAAAACAAAAAGGTGGATACATTGTAGCATCAGTTGGCGCTTCCAGTCATGAAGTTCCTTATACGACTTTTAATGCAAGAAAAAGCTATATTGAAAAACATCCCGATATAATACAGCGTTTTGTAAACGCAGTGTATAAAGGACTGCTGTGGGTGGAATCTCATTCTCCTAAAGAAGTAGCGGAAGCAATTAAGCCTTTCTTCCCAGATGCTGATGTAGACCTTATGGCGACAGCAATTGAAAGGTACAAAAATCAAAACACCTGGGGCACTACTCTAAAAATGAAAGTTGATGACTTTGATTTTCTACAAAATATACTTTTAGATGCAGGTGTAATAAAAGAAAAGGTGGACTCACATCATCTAATCAACAACACTTTCGCTGAAAAAGCTGAAAAAATGATCAAAAAGTAA
- a CDS encoding ABC transporter permease, with protein MYEAATPYISKEHREFLKKVKRKNVLIRVTQFALLIVFFVTWEIVAMYKIVDPFLVSQPSRMLKTIIALSQNGSLFMHIWVTLSETIIGFTLGTIIGMIIAILLWWSDFLSKVAEPYLVVLNSLPKIALGPIFIVWMGNGEAPIITMALAISLIVTIISLQTGFKEVDEEKIKLLKTFGATKMQILTKCILPASVPTIISAIKINIGLSWVGVITGEFLVSKAGLGYLIVYGGQIFKLDLVMTSVLILSILSALMYIFIVYLEKKLIRWR; from the coding sequence ATGTATGAAGCAGCAACCCCTTATATTTCAAAAGAGCACAGGGAATTTCTAAAAAAAGTAAAGAGAAAAAATGTATTAATACGAGTCACTCAATTTGCATTATTAATCGTCTTTTTTGTTACATGGGAAATTGTGGCAATGTATAAAATTGTAGACCCTTTTTTGGTCAGCCAGCCTTCAAGAATGTTAAAAACTATAATAGCCTTAAGTCAGAATGGTTCTCTTTTTATGCACATATGGGTTACTTTGAGTGAAACGATAATAGGTTTTACTCTTGGCACAATAATTGGCATGATAATCGCTATACTTCTGTGGTGGTCAGACTTTTTGTCAAAAGTAGCAGAACCTTATTTGGTTGTACTTAATAGCCTCCCTAAAATTGCATTGGGTCCTATATTTATCGTTTGGATGGGAAATGGAGAAGCTCCAATAATTACAATGGCTCTTGCTATTTCATTGATAGTAACTATAATCAGCTTACAAACGGGTTTTAAAGAAGTAGACGAAGAAAAAATAAAACTTTTAAAGACCTTTGGTGCCACAAAAATGCAAATACTTACAAAATGTATTCTTCCCGCCAGTGTCCCAACGATTATTTCCGCCATAAAAATAAACATCGGCCTTTCCTGGGTAGGAGTAATTACAGGAGAATTTTTAGTTTCTAAAGCAGGTTTGGGATATTTGATTGTCTACGGCGGTCAAATTTTTAAGCTAGATTTAGTAATGACAAGTGTTTTGATACTTTCAATACTTTCTGCCTTGATGTACATTTTTATAGTGTATCTTGAAAAAAAGCTGATAAGGTGGAGATAG
- a CDS encoding O-antigen ligase family protein translates to MAQKVAVKKGKTLKKQTKKTYRSFASLDTIFYILLLVLVFYPPFFRGMYFEKEMFPTIALTSAVFIIWAIFKIVQKEPIISTTLDYAALSLVVAYIISSFFAVNIRASIGEVLRYFDYLFMYFMVSRTVKDNKKIFMLLNVLVLSSFVVAVVGLGSSVNLIHYNGSWVGGRINSTFQYPNTTASFLMAFFLVNLALISYTDNKYLKAIYGVTAYTQFYAYVFTLSRGAWLMLPFLGIILMFLMPRGKRIEPFMYFVGVLIASALPIVKFNSAVASGVALNLIKWYLIGVFASLIVTYAISFFVSVVNKINVKVGIAIAAAIGIFVLAAGYIIFTTQVPLTLKHDVEEPDSIKSVTRFVSAEPDRVYVLKYDVVAKNSSNKDWAYGIIINSRNENDQAIKIAEFYDKDNFIGEKTIEFSTLKDTKRLAITFVNNFRNTSVTFTKAQIYPKNAPYEVQNIMLKYKYLPEDIASRVQDIDFTSRSSSQRMQFYKDGFKIFKDYPIFGAGGGAWASLYFKYQSYLYWTTQTHNYFMQVLLDTGIIGAIAIMFLLLSLFRGMYRVYKGYLEEKDRILISAVITAIVSLYAHAAMDFDLSLSAVSIALWALIGVINSLDILKVKVKNKKIYLNYLAIVVAFVVMFMSTSMSVALSYAVKGDNFLRQQNLILAEQNYEKAVSYDPWNAKYRMTYGQILTALGDQLKDAVKLQKAMFEEEKAVQLEPFNSQLNAQLGAFYLAHGQIDLGLKYVLKAVEVQPLRPENYQQLADAYNKVGMYYLNNGDKEKAKEFLQKAVDVQKMFDKANSKSLEPKPMTEMTKQIIEESQKTLQEIH, encoded by the coding sequence ATGGCACAAAAAGTAGCTGTAAAAAAGGGCAAGACATTAAAAAAACAAACGAAAAAAACCTACAGAAGTTTTGCAAGCTTAGACACAATATTTTATATATTGCTTTTAGTTCTCGTATTTTATCCACCTTTTTTTAGAGGCATGTACTTTGAAAAAGAAATGTTTCCCACGATTGCATTGACTTCTGCGGTATTTATTATATGGGCTATTTTTAAAATTGTGCAAAAAGAACCCATAATAAGTACTACCTTAGACTATGCTGCTTTATCTCTTGTAGTGGCGTATATAATCTCTAGTTTTTTTGCTGTAAATATAAGGGCGAGCATAGGGGAAGTTTTGAGATATTTTGATTATTTGTTCATGTATTTTATGGTTAGTAGAACCGTAAAAGATAACAAAAAAATTTTTATGCTGTTAAATGTGCTAGTTTTAAGCTCTTTTGTAGTAGCGGTTGTGGGGCTGGGATCTTCAGTTAATCTCATCCATTACAACGGTTCATGGGTAGGAGGCAGGATAAACTCTACTTTTCAGTACCCTAATACAACAGCTTCATTTTTGATGGCTTTTTTCCTTGTCAATTTAGCTTTAATTTCTTATACTGATAATAAATATTTAAAGGCAATATACGGCGTAACCGCTTATACACAGTTTTACGCCTATGTATTTACCTTATCTCGCGGAGCATGGCTTATGCTTCCTTTCCTTGGCATTATCCTCATGTTTTTGATGCCAAGAGGCAAAAGAATAGAACCTTTTATGTATTTTGTAGGGGTTTTAATTGCTTCAGCACTGCCTATAGTAAAATTTAATTCAGCAGTTGCCAGCGGTGTAGCTCTCAATTTAATCAAATGGTATTTGATTGGGGTTTTTGCTTCACTAATTGTTACATACGCAATAAGCTTTTTTGTAAGTGTTGTCAATAAAATAAATGTGAAAGTGGGAATAGCTATTGCTGCTGCAATTGGAATCTTTGTGTTAGCAGCAGGATACATAATTTTTACGACACAAGTTCCTTTGACTTTAAAACATGATGTAGAGGAGCCTGACAGTATAAAAAGTGTTACGAGATTTGTGAGTGCAGAACCTGACAGAGTTTATGTATTAAAATACGATGTTGTAGCCAAAAATTCCTCAAATAAGGATTGGGCTTACGGCATAATAATAAACAGCAGAAATGAAAATGACCAGGCGATTAAAATTGCAGAATTCTACGACAAAGACAATTTCATAGGAGAAAAAACAATAGAATTTTCTACTTTAAAAGACACAAAAAGGCTTGCCATAACATTTGTAAATAATTTCCGAAACACGTCAGTTACTTTTACAAAGGCGCAAATATATCCTAAAAATGCTCCTTATGAAGTACAAAACATAATGTTAAAATATAAATACTTGCCGGAGGATATTGCATCCCGCGTGCAAGATATAGACTTTACCAGCCGCAGTAGTTCACAGAGGATGCAATTTTATAAAGATGGATTTAAAATTTTCAAAGATTATCCTATATTTGGAGCAGGTGGCGGTGCATGGGCATCACTATATTTCAAATACCAATCTTACCTGTATTGGACTACTCAGACTCATAACTATTTCATGCAGGTACTTTTAGATACGGGTATTATTGGAGCTATCGCTATAATGTTTTTGCTTTTGTCACTATTTAGGGGTATGTACAGAGTGTATAAGGGATATTTGGAGGAAAAAGACAGAATATTAATTTCTGCTGTTATAACAGCAATAGTAAGTCTTTACGCTCATGCTGCAATGGATTTTGACCTGTCGCTTTCTGCAGTATCTATTGCACTTTGGGCGTTAATTGGTGTAATAAATTCTTTGGACATACTAAAAGTTAAAGTAAAAAACAAAAAAATTTACTTAAACTATTTAGCGATAGTTGTAGCCTTTGTTGTAATGTTTATGTCTACTTCTATGTCAGTAGCGTTAAGTTATGCCGTAAAAGGGGATAACTTTTTGAGACAACAAAATCTTATTTTGGCGGAACAAAATTATGAAAAAGCAGTATCCTATGACCCGTGGAACGCAAAATACAGAATGACATACGGGCAAATTCTCACCGCCCTTGGTGACCAGTTAAAGGATGCTGTAAAGCTTCAAAAAGCGATGTTTGAGGAAGAAAAAGCCGTGCAATTAGAGCCTTTTAATTCTCAACTTAATGCCCAACTGGGAGCTTTCTATCTTGCTCATGGACAAATTGACCTTGGCCTTAAATATGTATTAAAAGCAGTGGAAGTACAACCATTGAGGCCAGAAAATTACCAGCAATTAGCTGATGCTTATAACAAAGTTGGTATGTATTATTTAAACAATGGAGATAAAGAAAAGGCAAAAGAATTTTTGCAAAAAGCGGTAGATGTACAAAAAATGTTTGACAAAGCAAATTCCAAATCATTAGAGCCAAAGCCTATGACTGAAATGACCAAACAGATAATAGAAGAATCCCAAAAGACGCTTCAAGAGATACATTAA
- a CDS encoding NAD+ synthase translates to MKIALAQINPVVGDIKGNFKKIIEFINRAKYQKADLVVFSELVTVGYPPKDFLFMQDFLEANEKYINEIVLPATYQIGVILGTVRQDTEGNLYNSAFFIYDGKIVEVFDKTLLPNYDVFDEKRYFKPAQIRKVASFKGIKLGVNICEDIWKDYVFEPSVDYSVDVLEEQFKLKPDIFINISASPYYLGKQNMRVEMIEKKIKKYAIPFVYVNQVGTNDELIFDGASFVVNEEGKRVVQLKAFEEDIKIVDMEELKNFKELPEIKEDISWVYNALVLGVRDYCKKSGFKKAVVGLSGGIDSAVVCAIAVEALGKENVLAVSMPSRYSSEGSKSDARILADNLEIEFRVIPIEPVFKSYLSVFNGDNNVIGDLAEENIQARIRGNYLMFISNREGHIVLTTGNKSELAMGYCTLYGDMSGSLAVIADVPKTMVYELARYINREKEIIPTSIIEKAPSAELRPNQKDEDSLPPYKILDEILKMYIEENRSAKEIIEKGYDERLVKDIINKVNRVEYKRKQAAPGLKITTKAFGTGRRMPIVHNFKL, encoded by the coding sequence ATGAAAATCGCATTGGCTCAAATAAATCCAGTTGTGGGAGATATAAAAGGAAACTTCAAAAAGATAATAGAGTTTATAAATAGAGCAAAATATCAAAAGGCTGACCTCGTAGTATTCTCTGAATTAGTTACTGTGGGTTATCCTCCTAAAGATTTTTTGTTTATGCAAGATTTTTTAGAGGCCAATGAAAAATATATAAATGAAATAGTCTTGCCCGCTACTTATCAAATCGGAGTAATACTTGGTACTGTAAGGCAAGACACAGAAGGCAATCTTTATAATTCTGCTTTTTTTATTTATGACGGTAAAATAGTCGAGGTTTTTGATAAGACTTTACTTCCCAACTATGACGTATTTGATGAAAAAAGGTATTTCAAACCAGCACAAATAAGAAAGGTAGCTTCTTTTAAAGGGATAAAATTAGGAGTTAATATATGTGAAGACATATGGAAAGATTATGTTTTTGAGCCAAGTGTAGATTATTCTGTTGATGTTTTAGAAGAACAATTTAAGCTAAAACCTGATATTTTTATAAATATTTCAGCATCTCCTTACTACTTGGGTAAGCAAAATATGAGAGTAGAAATGATAGAGAAAAAGATAAAAAAGTACGCAATACCTTTTGTTTATGTAAATCAAGTTGGTACAAATGATGAATTGATATTTGACGGTGCTAGCTTTGTAGTAAATGAAGAAGGCAAAAGAGTAGTACAACTTAAAGCTTTTGAGGAAGACATTAAAATTGTCGATATGGAAGAGCTTAAAAATTTTAAAGAGTTACCTGAGATAAAAGAGGATATATCATGGGTATACAATGCTCTTGTCCTTGGTGTAAGAGATTATTGCAAAAAATCAGGTTTTAAAAAGGCAGTAGTAGGCTTAAGCGGCGGAATAGATTCTGCAGTAGTTTGTGCCATAGCAGTAGAAGCTTTAGGAAAAGAAAATGTTCTTGCGGTTTCAATGCCTTCAAGATATTCCTCTGAAGGAAGTAAAAGCGATGCAAGAATACTGGCTGATAATCTGGAAATTGAATTTAGAGTAATCCCAATAGAACCTGTGTTCAAAAGTTATTTATCCGTTTTCAATGGGGATAACAACGTTATAGGTGACCTGGCAGAAGAAAACATACAGGCAAGAATAAGAGGTAATTATTTAATGTTTATATCAAATAGAGAAGGGCACATTGTTTTAACTACCGGAAACAAATCAGAATTAGCAATGGGATATTGCACTCTTTACGGAGATATGAGCGGAAGCCTTGCTGTGATAGCAGATGTACCTAAGACAATGGTATATGAACTAGCAAGATATATAAACAGAGAAAAAGAAATAATTCCGACTTCTATAATTGAAAAAGCCCCTTCTGCAGAATTAAGACCCAATCAAAAAGATGAAGACTCATTGCCTCCTTATAAAATTTTGGATGAAATATTAAAGATGTATATAGAGGAAAACAGGTCAGCAAAAGAAATAATAGAAAAAGGATATGATGAAAGATTGGTAAAAGATATTATAAATAAAGTCAACAGAGTAGAGTACAAAAGAAAACAAGCAGCACCCGGACTCAAAATCACCACCAAAGCCTTTGGAACAGGAAGGCGTATGCCAATTGTTCACAACTTTAAACTATGA
- a CDS encoding ABC transporter ATP-binding protein, with amino-acid sequence MNKIMVSLKDVSFNYHTLEGETEALKNISFDVYEGEFVGIIGPSGCGKSTLLSIISGLLKPSYGSVEVNGKIGYMLQKDHLFEWRNIWQNALLGLEIQKSLTEESKKYVEGLLVKYGLGEFKNHYPNQLSGGMRQRAALIRTLALKPDILLLDEAFSALDYQTRLAISDEVYKILKYEQKTAVIVTHDISEAISMCDRIVVLSNRPAHLKKIYDIVLTCEDRTPIGCRKAPEFREYFNSIWKELDVHV; translated from the coding sequence ATGAATAAAATAATGGTAAGCCTCAAAGATGTATCCTTTAATTATCACACCTTAGAGGGTGAAACTGAAGCTTTAAAAAATATTTCTTTTGATGTGTACGAAGGAGAATTTGTAGGGATTATAGGCCCTTCTGGTTGTGGCAAATCTACTCTTCTTTCTATTATTTCTGGTCTTTTAAAGCCTTCTTACGGAAGTGTAGAAGTAAACGGAAAAATAGGCTATATGCTTCAAAAAGATCACCTCTTTGAATGGCGAAATATATGGCAAAATGCGCTACTTGGACTTGAAATACAAAAAAGTCTAACAGAAGAGTCTAAAAAATACGTAGAAGGTTTGCTTGTAAAATACGGCCTCGGCGAGTTTAAAAACCATTATCCTAATCAATTGTCAGGTGGAATGCGACAAAGAGCCGCTCTCATAAGGACATTGGCTTTAAAACCAGACATACTTTTACTAGATGAGGCCTTTTCTGCTTTAGACTACCAAACAAGACTTGCTATATCCGATGAAGTGTATAAAATTCTTAAATATGAGCAAAAAACTGCGGTCATAGTAACTCACGATATCTCAGAGGCAATTTCTATGTGTGACAGAATTGTGGTTCTATCAAATAGGCCTGCCCATCTAAAAAAGATTTATGACATTGTCCTAACTTGTGAAGATCGAACTCCCATAGGCTGCAGAAAAGCTCCTGAGTTTAGAGAATATTTTAATTCAATTTGGAAGGAGTTGGATGTCCATGTATGA